The following coding sequences are from one Bacteroidia bacterium window:
- the proC gene encoding pyrroline-5-carboxylate reductase yields MKKIAILGGGNIGLSLAKGLVNAKKFQQDEIILTRRNTIALEKIKQSGFEVTSDNYEAVKDAKIIVLSVLPQQLDILLNELKNHIRSEQLIISVVSGVTISDIENHFEKKLNIVRAMPNTAIAINQSMTCIASNNSNKEQLELAQSLFDSVGKTAIIKEELMTSATALCACGIAFFLRAIRAASQGGVEIGFHADEALKMAMQTALGAAGLLLNGAHPESEIDKVTSPRGCTIAGLNEMEHEGFSSAMITGIKTASARADGLYKK; encoded by the coding sequence ATGAAAAAAATTGCTATTCTGGGAGGCGGTAATATTGGCTTATCGCTTGCCAAAGGTCTCGTTAATGCGAAGAAATTCCAACAAGACGAAATCATTTTAACACGTAGAAATACGATTGCTCTTGAAAAAATAAAGCAATCCGGATTTGAAGTTACAAGCGATAATTATGAAGCTGTAAAAGACGCTAAAATCATTGTATTATCAGTACTTCCACAACAGTTAGATATTTTATTGAATGAATTAAAAAATCACATTCGTTCAGAACAATTAATTATTTCAGTCGTATCTGGCGTTACTATTTCTGACATCGAAAATCACTTCGAAAAAAAATTAAATATTGTACGCGCAATGCCGAACACAGCTATTGCCATCAATCAATCCATGACGTGTATCGCATCAAACAATTCAAATAAAGAACAACTTGAATTAGCCCAATCACTCTTTGATTCGGTAGGAAAAACAGCGATTATAAAAGAAGAATTAATGACCTCCGCAACGGCTTTGTGTGCCTGCGGAATCGCATTTTTTCTTCGTGCTATTAGAGCCGCTTCTCAAGGCGGTGTTGAAATTGGGTTCCATGCAGATGAAGCACTAAAAATGGCGATGCAAACAGCTTTGGGTGCGGCAGGTTTATTGTTGAATGGCGCGCATCCTGAAAGTGAAATTGACAAAGTAACGTCGCCGCGAGGCTGCACCATTGCTGGATTAAACGAAATGGAACACGAAGGTTTTAGTTCGGCGATGATTACAGGAATTAAAACGGCATCTGCGAGAGCGGATGGGCTTTATAAAAAATAG
- a CDS encoding MBL fold metallo-hydrolase, which yields MRIEYISHSCFVINTGRTVLAFDPWITGSTYQNQWYLYPQPHDIAPVVNADVILISHGHEDHFNNKSLRKINKDAHIFFPFQWRAGIVSYLKHLKFQHITEALSFKTYQHKDVKITYLGYSMESVIVVECDNYVVVNINDALNSNHETAVDFLLKEIKSRWKKIDFLLSGWSGAGYFPNKVHYPGKNDEEVARIREQFFADNFCKFTKYLQPEIAIPFAPGFVLLSDENRWINNIKFPRGIIEQYYRDNFDKETHIQFPVTYPGDYFIHKTFHPISDYHKSDDETIYKQVDEVFSDEIKQANSIEWMEENKIPTLIKELELCMNNNKRLYHPNVIQDVFFSIRFKDIAEENYFHIFPDGNELKVKRTDKPTSADRLIITIKASLLAINLEKPWGGDLLSIGYGVDVEVFEELTLEKNLDIVCVRLISRFPIFKDDMLQHSGRILKYYLTNPALTNLWIKQKITLRPYVNKYPFNERDHWITYNKCDLCKVCKIPEFDFKKLKNVI from the coding sequence TTGCGAATAGAATATATTTCTCATTCTTGTTTTGTAATTAATACAGGTAGAACAGTTCTTGCATTCGACCCCTGGATTACAGGCTCTACTTATCAAAATCAATGGTATTTATATCCACAACCCCATGACATCGCTCCCGTTGTAAATGCAGATGTTATTCTCATTAGTCACGGCCACGAAGACCATTTTAATAACAAGTCATTAAGAAAAATCAACAAGGATGCACACATCTTTTTTCCTTTCCAATGGCGGGCAGGCATTGTCAGTTATTTAAAACATCTAAAGTTTCAACATATTACAGAAGCACTCAGCTTCAAAACGTATCAGCACAAAGATGTTAAAATAACTTACTTGGGTTATTCAATGGAAAGTGTTATTGTGGTTGAATGTGATAATTATGTCGTTGTTAACATCAATGATGCACTTAATTCCAACCACGAAACAGCGGTTGACTTCCTGTTGAAAGAAATCAAATCACGTTGGAAGAAAATTGATTTCCTTCTCTCCGGATGGAGTGGTGCTGGCTATTTCCCAAATAAAGTCCATTATCCAGGTAAAAATGATGAAGAAGTGGCTCGTATCAGAGAACAATTTTTTGCCGACAACTTTTGTAAGTTTACGAAATACCTGCAGCCCGAAATTGCCATTCCGTTTGCACCTGGCTTTGTACTACTGAGTGATGAAAACCGCTGGATCAACAATATCAAATTTCCGCGCGGCATTATAGAGCAATATTATCGCGACAATTTTGATAAAGAAACACACATCCAATTTCCAGTTACTTATCCCGGAGATTATTTTATTCACAAAACATTTCATCCGATATCTGACTATCACAAAAGTGATGATGAAACAATTTATAAACAAGTGGATGAAGTATTCAGCGATGAAATCAAACAAGCCAATAGCATTGAATGGATGGAAGAAAATAAAATTCCAACTCTCATAAAAGAGCTGGAATTATGCATGAACAATAACAAGCGGCTATATCATCCCAATGTTATTCAAGATGTTTTTTTCAGCATTCGTTTTAAAGATATTGCCGAAGAAAATTATTTTCACATTTTTCCTGATGGAAATGAATTGAAAGTAAAGCGCACAGACAAGCCAACGTCAGCAGACAGACTAATCATAACTATAAAAGCATCTTTATTGGCAATAAATCTTGAAAAGCCTTGGGGAGGTGATCTGTTATCAATCGGTTATGGTGTGGATGTAGAAGTTTTCGAAGAATTGACCTTAGAAAAAAATCTCGATATAGTCTGCGTCAGGCTCATTTCAAGATTTCCGATATTCAAAGATGATATGTTACAACACTCAGGACGGATTCTAAAATACTACCTCACCAATCCGGCACTAACTAATTTATGGATAAAGCAAAAAATTACGCTGCGTCCTTATGTCAACAAATATCCCTTCAACGAACGCGACCACTGGATTACATACAACAAATGCGATTTGTGCAAAGTCTGTAAAATACCGGAATTTGATTTCAAGAAACTGAAAAATGTTATTTAA
- the cdaA gene encoding diadenylate cyclase CdaA: MISLLVPLFLTFSWLDAVDILLVAVLLYQLYNLVKGTVAINIFIGIALLYLLWIIVKALNMQLFSTLLGKFIDVGVIAIIIVFQPELRRFLLFIGTSEFFGKNQTGKKFFSMRWKNKKHTTPLDITSLVKACQNMAETKTGAIIVLTTKSELKFYANTGDFLDAKISVRMIESIFYKNSPLHDGAIIITNNRIQAARCVLPVLENVDFPAHLGMRHRAAVGITENSDALAIVVSEQTGEISFVKEGELKYGITSEQLKGLLEKEFD; the protein is encoded by the coding sequence ATGATTTCTCTTTTGGTACCTTTATTTCTTACTTTTTCTTGGCTGGATGCAGTGGATATTCTACTGGTGGCGGTACTTTTATATCAATTATACAATTTAGTAAAAGGAACGGTTGCCATCAATATTTTTATTGGAATTGCGCTGCTTTATTTATTGTGGATAATTGTGAAAGCACTGAATATGCAGCTTTTCAGCACTTTGTTGGGTAAATTTATTGACGTTGGCGTAATCGCTATTATCATCGTTTTTCAACCCGAATTAAGACGTTTCCTTTTATTTATAGGCACCAGCGAGTTTTTCGGAAAAAATCAAACTGGAAAAAAATTTTTCAGTATGCGCTGGAAAAATAAAAAACACACTACGCCTTTGGATATCACATCGCTGGTGAAAGCGTGCCAAAATATGGCGGAAACAAAAACGGGTGCCATCATTGTTTTAACAACCAAATCCGAATTAAAATTTTACGCCAATACAGGCGATTTTTTAGATGCGAAAATTTCTGTGCGAATGATTGAAAGTATTTTTTATAAAAATAGTCCTTTGCACGACGGCGCTATTATCATTACAAACAACCGTATTCAAGCCGCCAGATGCGTTTTACCAGTGTTAGAAAATGTTGATTTTCCTGCACATTTAGGAATGCGTCATCGTGCTGCCGTTGGTATTACTGAAAATTCAGATGCCTTGGCGATTGTAGTTTCCGAACAAACTGGAGAAATATCTTTCGTAAAAGAAGGCGAATTAAAATACGGAATTACGTCAGAGCAACTAAAAGGTTTGTTGGAAAAGGAATTCGATTAA
- a CDS encoding protein-L-isoaspartate(D-aspartate) O-methyltransferase, with amino-acid sequence MDTYRHKGLRKKLIEELREKGIKSETVLKAIEAVPRHLFLDNAFLQYAYQDKAFPIGAGQTISQPYTVAFQTELLDINKGDKILEIGTGSGYQTSVLIEMGAKVFTIERQKTLYDRTKNSLPALNYNPRFFYGDGYKGLVPFAPFDKVLVTAGAPFIPQPLLDQLKTGGILVIPVGENGTQTMIKVVKNPENQFIKTEFGNFKFVPLLEEKEWNKK; translated from the coding sequence ATGGATACTTATCGCCACAAAGGTTTACGCAAGAAATTAATAGAGGAATTACGCGAGAAAGGTATTAAATCCGAAACTGTTTTAAAAGCCATCGAAGCCGTTCCGCGCCATTTATTTTTAGACAATGCTTTTTTGCAATATGCGTATCAAGATAAAGCCTTTCCGATTGGCGCCGGACAAACTATTTCGCAACCTTATACGGTCGCTTTTCAAACCGAACTATTGGACATAAACAAAGGCGATAAAATATTGGAAATTGGTACTGGATCGGGTTATCAAACCAGCGTTTTAATTGAAATGGGCGCAAAAGTATTTACCATCGAACGACAAAAAACATTGTACGATCGCACCAAAAATAGTTTGCCCGCATTAAATTACAATCCTCGTTTTTTTTATGGAGATGGCTATAAAGGCTTAGTTCCATTTGCGCCATTCGATAAAGTATTGGTTACCGCAGGCGCACCATTTATTCCGCAACCTTTGTTGGATCAATTAAAAACGGGAGGTATTTTAGTGATTCCTGTAGGCGAAAACGGAACCCAAACAATGATTAAAGTGGTAAAAAATCCCGAAAATCAGTTTATCAAAACCGAATTCGGCAATTTTAAATTTGTCCCATTACTGGAAGAAAAAGAATGGAATAAAAAATAA
- the smpB gene encoding SsrA-binding protein SmpB: protein MTIISSINIKNRRASFDYFFLDKYLAGIQLTGTEIKSIREGKININDAFCSYINNELWLVNAHIAEYTEEKHFNHAPKRNRKLLLQKQELKKIFLKLKDAGLTIIPIRFFINEKGFAKVEIALAKGKKNFDKRDSIKKKDVEREISRKIK, encoded by the coding sequence ATGACAATAATTTCATCCATTAATATAAAAAATAGAAGAGCTTCGTTCGACTATTTTTTTCTCGACAAATACCTTGCGGGAATACAACTTACTGGAACGGAAATAAAATCTATTCGCGAAGGAAAGATAAACATCAACGATGCATTTTGTTCTTATATCAACAACGAATTATGGTTGGTAAATGCTCATATTGCAGAATACACAGAGGAAAAACATTTTAACCACGCACCTAAACGCAACCGGAAATTATTGTTGCAGAAACAAGAGCTCAAAAAAATATTTTTGAAATTGAAAGATGCTGGATTGACAATTATTCCAATACGTTTTTTTATCAATGAAAAAGGATTTGCAAAAGTGGAAATTGCCTTAGCAAAAGGAAAAAAGAATTTCGATAAACGAGACAGTATTAAGAAGAAAGATGTGGAGCGAGAAATTAGCAGAAAGATAAAATAA